A genomic region of Globicephala melas chromosome 9, mGloMel1.2, whole genome shotgun sequence contains the following coding sequences:
- the IRF5 gene encoding interferon regulatory factor 5 isoform X1: MNQPAPAALPPPRRVRLKPWLVAQVNSCQYPGLQWVNGEKKCFYIPWRHATRHGPSQDGDNTIFKAWAKETGKYTEGVDEADPAKWKANLRCALNKSRDFRLIYDGPRDMPPQPYKIYEVCSNGPTPAESQPSEDYTLGTGEEEEEEEEELQRMLPSLSLTEAVQPGPPMAPYSLSKEDVKWPPTLQPPVVLGPPAPGNPADYGELLSEVLPNPQPGTLAASLPPTGEQLLPDLLISPHMLPLTDLEIKFQYRGRPPRALTISNPHGCRLFYSQLEATQEQVELFGPVSLEQVRFPSPEDIPSDKQRFYTNQLLDVLDRGLILQLQGQDLYAIRLCQCKVFWSGPCASAHGSHPNPIQREVKTKLFSLEHFLNELILFQKGQTNTPPPFEIFFCFGEEWPDRKPREKKLITVQVVPVAARLLLEMFSGELSWSADSIRLQISNPDLKDRMVEQFKELHHIWQSQQQLQPVAQAPPVAGLSAGQGPWPMHPVGMQ; this comes from the exons ATGAACCAGCCTGCCCCCGCTGCCCTTCCTCCGCCCCGCCGTGTACGGCTGAAGCCCTGGCTGGTGGCCCAGGTGAACAGCTGCCAGTACCCGGGGCTTCAGTGggtcaatggggaaaagaaatgCTTCTATATCCCCTGGCGCCATGCCACGCGCCACGGCCCCAGCCAGGATGGAGATAACACCATCTTCAAG GCCTGGGCCAAGGAGACAGGAAAGTACACCGAGGGGGTGGACGAGGCCgatccggccaagtggaaggccAACCTGCGCTGTGCCCTTAACAAGAGCCGTGACTTTCGCCTCATCTATGATGGGCCCCGGGACATGCCGCCTCAGCCCTACAAGATCTATGAGGTCTGCTCCAATGGCCCCACTCCTGCAG AGTCACAGCCCAGTGAGGATTACACTCTCGGtacaggagaggaggaggaggaggaagaggaagag CTCCAGAGGATGTTACCAAGCCTGAGCCtcacag AAGCAGTGCAGCCCGGTCCCCCCATGGCACCCTATTCTTTATCCAAAGAGGATGTCAAGTGGCCACCCACTCTCCAGCCGCCTGTGGTGCTGGgtccccctgcccctggcaaccctGCTGACTATGGGGAGCTGCTTTCTGAGGTCCTGCCAAACCCACAGCCTGGGACCCTGGCTGCCAGCCTGCCCCCCACAGGCGAACAACTCCTGCCCGACCTGCTGATCAGCCCTCACATGCTGCCTC TGACCGACCTGGAGATCAAGTTCCAGTACCGGGGGAGGCCACCCCGGGCCCTCACCATCAGCAACCCCCATGGCTGCCGGCTCTTCTACAGCCAGCTGGAGGCCACCCAGGAGCAGGTGGAGCTCTTTGGCCCTGTGAGTCTAGAACAAGTGCGCTTCCCCAGCCCCGAGGACATCCCCAGCGACAAGCAGCGCTTTTATACCAACCAGCTGCTGGATGTCCTGGACCGCGGGCTCATCCTCCAGCTACAAGGCCAGGATCTGTATGCCATCCGCCTGTGCCAGTGCAAGGTGTTCTGGAGCGGGCCCTGCGCCTCAGCCCATGGCTCACACCCCAACCCCATCCAGCGGGAGGTCAAGACCAAGCTCTTCAGCCTGGAGCATTTTCTCAATG AGCTCATCCTGTTCCAGAAGGGCCAGACCAACACCCCACCACCGTTTGAGATCTTCTTCTGCTTTGGGGAGGAGTGGCCTGATCGCAAACCCCGAGAGAAGAAGCTCATCACTGTACAG GTGGTGCCTGTAGCAGCTCGGCTGCTGCTGGAGATGTTCTCAGGGGAGCTTTCTTGGTCGGCTGATAGCATCCGGCTACAGATCTCAAACCCAGACCTCAAAGACCGCATGGTAGAACAGTTCAAGGAGCTCCATCACATCTGGCAGtcccagcagcagctgcagcctgTGGCCCAAGCCCCTCCTGTGGCAGGCCTCAGTGCTGGCCAGGGGCCCTGGCCCATGCACCCAGTCGGCATGCAGTAA
- the IRF5 gene encoding interferon regulatory factor 5 isoform X2, whose amino-acid sequence MNQPAPAALPPPRRVRLKPWLVAQVNSCQYPGLQWVNGEKKCFYIPWRHATRHGPSQDGDNTIFKAWAKETGKYTEGVDEADPAKWKANLRCALNKSRDFRLIYDGPRDMPPQPYKIYEVCSNGPTPAESQPSEDYTLGTGEEEEEEEEELQRMLPSLSLTEDVKWPPTLQPPVVLGPPAPGNPADYGELLSEVLPNPQPGTLAASLPPTGEQLLPDLLISPHMLPLTDLEIKFQYRGRPPRALTISNPHGCRLFYSQLEATQEQVELFGPVSLEQVRFPSPEDIPSDKQRFYTNQLLDVLDRGLILQLQGQDLYAIRLCQCKVFWSGPCASAHGSHPNPIQREVKTKLFSLEHFLNELILFQKGQTNTPPPFEIFFCFGEEWPDRKPREKKLITVQVVPVAARLLLEMFSGELSWSADSIRLQISNPDLKDRMVEQFKELHHIWQSQQQLQPVAQAPPVAGLSAGQGPWPMHPVGMQ is encoded by the exons ATGAACCAGCCTGCCCCCGCTGCCCTTCCTCCGCCCCGCCGTGTACGGCTGAAGCCCTGGCTGGTGGCCCAGGTGAACAGCTGCCAGTACCCGGGGCTTCAGTGggtcaatggggaaaagaaatgCTTCTATATCCCCTGGCGCCATGCCACGCGCCACGGCCCCAGCCAGGATGGAGATAACACCATCTTCAAG GCCTGGGCCAAGGAGACAGGAAAGTACACCGAGGGGGTGGACGAGGCCgatccggccaagtggaaggccAACCTGCGCTGTGCCCTTAACAAGAGCCGTGACTTTCGCCTCATCTATGATGGGCCCCGGGACATGCCGCCTCAGCCCTACAAGATCTATGAGGTCTGCTCCAATGGCCCCACTCCTGCAG AGTCACAGCCCAGTGAGGATTACACTCTCGGtacaggagaggaggaggaggaggaagaggaagag CTCCAGAGGATGTTACCAAGCCTGAGCCtcacag AGGATGTCAAGTGGCCACCCACTCTCCAGCCGCCTGTGGTGCTGGgtccccctgcccctggcaaccctGCTGACTATGGGGAGCTGCTTTCTGAGGTCCTGCCAAACCCACAGCCTGGGACCCTGGCTGCCAGCCTGCCCCCCACAGGCGAACAACTCCTGCCCGACCTGCTGATCAGCCCTCACATGCTGCCTC TGACCGACCTGGAGATCAAGTTCCAGTACCGGGGGAGGCCACCCCGGGCCCTCACCATCAGCAACCCCCATGGCTGCCGGCTCTTCTACAGCCAGCTGGAGGCCACCCAGGAGCAGGTGGAGCTCTTTGGCCCTGTGAGTCTAGAACAAGTGCGCTTCCCCAGCCCCGAGGACATCCCCAGCGACAAGCAGCGCTTTTATACCAACCAGCTGCTGGATGTCCTGGACCGCGGGCTCATCCTCCAGCTACAAGGCCAGGATCTGTATGCCATCCGCCTGTGCCAGTGCAAGGTGTTCTGGAGCGGGCCCTGCGCCTCAGCCCATGGCTCACACCCCAACCCCATCCAGCGGGAGGTCAAGACCAAGCTCTTCAGCCTGGAGCATTTTCTCAATG AGCTCATCCTGTTCCAGAAGGGCCAGACCAACACCCCACCACCGTTTGAGATCTTCTTCTGCTTTGGGGAGGAGTGGCCTGATCGCAAACCCCGAGAGAAGAAGCTCATCACTGTACAG GTGGTGCCTGTAGCAGCTCGGCTGCTGCTGGAGATGTTCTCAGGGGAGCTTTCTTGGTCGGCTGATAGCATCCGGCTACAGATCTCAAACCCAGACCTCAAAGACCGCATGGTAGAACAGTTCAAGGAGCTCCATCACATCTGGCAGtcccagcagcagctgcagcctgTGGCCCAAGCCCCTCCTGTGGCAGGCCTCAGTGCTGGCCAGGGGCCCTGGCCCATGCACCCAGTCGGCATGCAGTAA